The following proteins are co-located in the Gordonia polyisoprenivorans genome:
- a CDS encoding AAA family ATPase gives MSTTPTDTDTGSTVHPCFADVPDVAARLRGTGYLADDATATATFLADRLGKPLLVEGPAGVGKTELARAIAAATDAELVRLQCYEGIDEARALYEWNHAKQILHIQATGTRDWAEAKTDIFSEEFLLPRPLLTAISRPGATVLLIDEIDKADVDMEGLLLEVLSDFAVTIPEMGTVVAARRPIVLLTSNATRELSEALKRRCLYLYIDFPDAKREKDILASRVPALTESLAAELVRVVGVLRTLDIRKKPSVAETIDWANTLLALGAGEPTSGSSARGLDNGLIARTLGVVLKHRPDLTTAIKELKLG, from the coding sequence GTGAGCACAACACCCACCGACACCGACACCGGCTCGACGGTGCATCCCTGCTTTGCCGACGTTCCCGACGTGGCCGCCCGTCTGCGTGGCACCGGCTACCTCGCCGACGACGCCACCGCGACCGCCACCTTCCTGGCCGACCGGCTCGGCAAACCGCTGCTGGTCGAGGGCCCCGCCGGGGTCGGCAAGACCGAGCTGGCCCGGGCCATCGCCGCCGCCACCGACGCCGAACTGGTGCGGCTGCAGTGCTACGAAGGCATCGACGAGGCGCGGGCGCTCTACGAGTGGAACCACGCCAAGCAGATCCTGCACATCCAGGCGACCGGCACCCGGGACTGGGCGGAGGCCAAGACCGACATCTTCTCCGAGGAGTTCCTGCTGCCCCGTCCGCTGTTGACCGCGATCTCGCGGCCCGGTGCCACGGTGCTGCTCATCGACGAGATCGACAAGGCCGACGTCGACATGGAGGGCCTGCTGCTCGAGGTGCTCAGCGACTTCGCGGTCACCATCCCCGAGATGGGTACCGTCGTCGCCGCCCGGCGTCCGATCGTGCTGTTGACCTCCAACGCCACCCGCGAATTGTCCGAGGCACTCAAGCGCAGGTGTCTCTACCTGTACATCGATTTTCCGGATGCCAAGCGGGAGAAGGACATTCTCGCATCCCGGGTGCCCGCCCTCACCGAGTCGCTGGCGGCCGAACTCGTCCGGGTGGTCGGCGTCCTGCGCACCCTCGACATCCGCAAGAAGCCGTCGGTGGCCGAGACCATCGACTGGGCGAACACCCTGCTCGCCCTCGGTGCCGGAGAACCGACCTCCGGGTCGTCGGCCCGGGGCCTGGACAACGGGCTGATCGCTCGCACCCTCGGTGTGGTGCTCAAGCATCGGCCGGATCTGACCACCGCCATCAAAGAACTCAAACTCGGCTGA
- a CDS encoding glutamate-5-semialdehyde dehydrogenase has protein sequence MSAPAVSPTDSGVEQTVTELATAAKNASRALGRLTTAAKNEVLTAAAEQIEAATESIIAANAEDLARAEESGIEASLLDRLRLTPERVAGIAAGLRQVAALPDPIGEIVAGKTLPNGLRLRQERVPLGVVGIVYEARPNVTVDAFGIAFKSGNAVLLRGSSSAAASNAELVRILRDTLRANGVTADAVALLPSEDRASVTALIRARGLVDVVIPRGGAGLINAVVANATVPTIETGTGNCHVYVHALADVDVATRIVLNAKTRRPSVCNAAETVLIDKAIAAEAMPKISQALRSQGVVIHGDEADMEPANDADWADEYLSLDIAMKIVDDLDAAVTHIDTYGTGHTEAIITTDLAAAQEFTDRVDAAAVMVNASTAFTDGEQFGFGAEIGISTQKLHARGPMGLPELTSTKWVVWGDGHIRQA, from the coding sequence ATGAGCGCACCCGCCGTCAGTCCCACCGACAGCGGTGTCGAGCAGACCGTCACCGAGTTGGCCACGGCCGCCAAGAACGCATCCCGCGCTCTCGGCCGGCTGACCACCGCAGCCAAGAACGAGGTGCTCACCGCCGCGGCCGAGCAGATCGAGGCCGCGACCGAGTCGATCATCGCCGCCAACGCCGAGGATCTCGCCCGCGCCGAGGAGTCGGGGATCGAGGCCAGCCTGCTCGACCGGTTGCGGCTGACCCCCGAGCGGGTGGCCGGGATCGCCGCAGGGCTGCGTCAGGTGGCCGCACTGCCCGACCCGATCGGGGAGATCGTCGCGGGCAAGACACTGCCCAACGGACTGCGACTGCGTCAGGAACGTGTCCCGCTCGGGGTGGTCGGCATCGTCTACGAGGCGCGGCCCAACGTCACCGTCGATGCCTTCGGGATCGCCTTCAAGTCCGGCAACGCGGTGCTGCTGCGCGGCTCGTCGTCGGCGGCGGCATCGAACGCCGAACTGGTCCGAATCCTGCGGGACACCTTGCGCGCCAACGGGGTCACCGCCGATGCGGTGGCGTTGCTGCCCAGTGAGGACCGGGCCAGCGTGACCGCGCTCATCCGGGCGCGGGGACTGGTCGACGTGGTGATCCCGCGCGGCGGAGCGGGGTTGATCAACGCCGTCGTCGCCAACGCCACCGTGCCGACCATCGAGACCGGTACCGGCAACTGTCACGTCTACGTGCACGCACTCGCCGACGTCGACGTCGCCACCCGCATCGTGCTCAACGCCAAGACCCGGCGGCCCAGCGTGTGCAACGCCGCCGAGACGGTGCTCATCGACAAGGCGATCGCCGCCGAGGCGATGCCCAAGATCAGCCAGGCCCTCCGGTCGCAGGGAGTCGTCATCCACGGCGACGAGGCCGACATGGAACCCGCCAATGACGCCGACTGGGCCGACGAGTACCTCTCGCTCGACATCGCGATGAAGATCGTCGACGACCTCGACGCGGCCGTCACCCACATCGACACCTACGGCACCGGACACACCGAGGCCATCATCACCACCGATTTGGCTGCGGCGCAGGAGTTCACCGACCGGGTCGACGCCGCCGCGGTGATGGTGAACGCCTCCACCGCATTCACCGACGGTGAACAGTTCGGATTCGGCGCCGAGATCGGGATCTCGACGCAGAAACTGCATGCGCGCGGTCCGATGGGTCTGCCCGAGCTGACCTCCACCAAGTGGGTCGTCTGGGGCGACGGCCACATCCGCCAGGCGTGA